The Winogradskyella schleiferi genome has a window encoding:
- a CDS encoding glycosyltransferase family 4 protein, with amino-acid sequence MNIAIYNGNLQPTTFVLRLAQVVNEEHSVLISGTSTKLYKYCKKGIFFLPTDSSNRFVLLFQLVFKLTTFFCFYPKTCKQFIAKLRHSKKPFQIKVKQFLIWSKFFSNKVEVIHIQWASHIYLFEELLDDSYFKTMVSLRGRLINITPLADTEIQALYEKTFPKVNKFHAVTYDIKKQAMIYGAVEDKIKVIYSGVEIPTFEAFKKEDYSKGETLQILSVGRQHWKKGYNYALEAFKLVLENNVKATYTIIGAAESEEIIYSLHDLNIVDHVVLTSKMEYCDVLKSMQKADVLVLPSVSEGLANVVIEAMALGLPVISSNAVGMSELVVNKKTGFLFENRDVNNLAETITYFNTAPQKEIENISEKAFQKVLEQHNWKLFKENFNKFYQC; translated from the coding sequence ATGAACATAGCAATCTACAATGGTAATTTACAACCTACAACTTTTGTTTTAAGATTGGCTCAAGTCGTTAATGAGGAACATTCGGTCCTGATTTCCGGAACCTCTACAAAATTATATAAGTATTGCAAGAAAGGGATTTTTTTCTTGCCTACAGATTCGAGCAATAGATTCGTATTATTGTTTCAATTGGTATTTAAGCTGACCACTTTTTTCTGTTTTTACCCTAAAACATGTAAACAATTTATTGCCAAATTACGCCATTCAAAAAAGCCGTTTCAAATTAAGGTTAAACAGTTTTTAATATGGTCAAAATTCTTTTCTAATAAAGTAGAAGTTATTCATATCCAATGGGCTTCCCATATTTACCTATTTGAAGAGTTATTGGACGACTCGTATTTTAAAACAATGGTAAGCTTAAGGGGACGATTAATTAACATTACGCCACTTGCAGATACTGAAATACAAGCCTTGTATGAAAAAACGTTTCCAAAAGTAAATAAGTTCCATGCCGTAACTTACGATATTAAAAAGCAGGCAATGATTTATGGCGCTGTCGAAGATAAAATTAAAGTTATATATTCTGGTGTTGAGATACCAACCTTTGAAGCCTTTAAAAAGGAAGATTATTCAAAAGGCGAAACGTTGCAGATACTTTCTGTTGGGAGACAACATTGGAAAAAAGGCTATAACTATGCCCTAGAAGCTTTTAAGCTCGTGCTTGAAAATAACGTAAAAGCGACTTATACAATTATAGGAGCGGCAGAATCTGAAGAGATTATTTATTCATTGCACGATTTAAATATTGTAGATCATGTTGTTTTGACTTCTAAAATGGAATATTGTGACGTTTTAAAGTCAATGCAAAAAGCGGATGTTCTAGTTTTGCCAAGTGTTTCCGAAGGTCTAGCAAATGTGGTTATTGAAGCTATGGCACTTGGATTGCCAGTGATTAGTTCAAATGCCGTAGGAATGTCAGAATTGGTAGTTAATAAAAAAACGGGATTTTTATTTGAAAATAGAGATGTAAACAATCTGGCAGAGACCATAACGTATTTTAATACAGCGCCTCAAAAGGAAATTGAAAACATATCTGAAAAAGCATTTCAAAAAGTTCTCGAACAGCATAATTGGAAATTGTTTAAAGAAAACTTCAATAAATTCTATCAATGTTAA
- a CDS encoding class I SAM-dependent methyltransferase: MDIKNQIEFYDAYWSGRKVLNNLKLRRAVKILDYFVTVKREIKEPRIIELGSGDGRFTAFIGEFGNADAIELSKEAVVNANKLYPHVNYIHGNALEYPLEHAIYDVVISQEVIEHIEEQDKYFDVCFNILKPGGYLILTTPNKKVFDHMEGGNWSRQPIEKVLTPKELNALVKKKFKIIDYDSIILNFGRLGHFKIINSSYITGFFNKIGLKKTRERTLGKLGYGLHQCVFAKK; the protein is encoded by the coding sequence ATGGATATTAAAAATCAAATTGAGTTTTATGACGCTTATTGGTCCGGTAGGAAGGTTCTAAACAACTTAAAATTAAGACGTGCTGTTAAAATTTTAGACTATTTTGTTACTGTAAAACGCGAAATAAAAGAACCTAGAATAATAGAACTTGGTAGTGGAGATGGAAGATTTACCGCATTTATAGGAGAATTTGGCAATGCAGATGCCATAGAACTTTCAAAAGAAGCTGTGGTAAATGCCAATAAACTTTATCCACATGTAAATTATATACATGGTAATGCATTAGAGTATCCACTTGAACATGCCATATACGATGTTGTAATTTCGCAAGAAGTCATCGAACATATTGAAGAACAAGATAAATATTTTGACGTTTGTTTTAATATTTTAAAACCTGGAGGTTATCTTATATTAACAACGCCCAACAAAAAGGTATTTGATCATATGGAAGGCGGCAATTGGTCTAGACAACCTATTGAAAAAGTCTTAACACCAAAAGAACTCAATGCACTTGTGAAAAAGAAATTCAAAATTATAGATTATGATAGTATTATACTTAATTTTGGAAGACTTGGTCACTTTAAAATTATAAATAGCAGTTACATTACAGGGTTTTTTAATAAAATTGGATTAAAGAAGACAAGAGAAAGAACTTTAGGGAAATTAGGTTATGGTTTGCATCAATGTGTGTTTGCAAAAAAATAG